From the Homo sapiens chromosome 1, GRCh38.p14 Primary Assembly genome, one window contains:
- the LRIF1 gene encoding ligand-dependent nuclear receptor-interacting factor 1 isoform X1: MSNNLRRVFLKPAEENSGNASRCVSGCMYQVVQTIGSDGKNLLQLLPIPKSSGNLIPLVQSSVMSDALKGNTGKPVQVTFQTQISSSSTSASVQLPIFQPASSSNYFLTRTVDTSEKGRVTSVGTGNFSSSVSKVQSHGVKIDGLTMQTFAVPPSTQKDSSFIVVNTQSLPVTVKSPVLPSGHHLQIPAHAEVKSVPASSLPPSVQQKILATATTSTSGMVEASQMPTVIYVSPVNTVKNVVTKNFQNIYPKPVTEIAKPVILNTTQIPKNVATETQLKGGQHSQAAPVKWIFQDNLQPFTPSLVPVKSSNNVASKILKTFVDRKNLGDNTINMPPLSTIDPSGTRSKNMPIKDNALVMFNGKVYLLAKKGTDVLPSQIDQQNSVSPDTPVRKDTLQTVSSSPVTEISREVVNIVLAKSKSSQMETKSLSNTQLASMANLRAEKNKVEKPSPSTTNPHMNQSSNYLKQSKTLFTNPIFPVGFSTGHNAPRKVTAVIYARKGSVLQSIEKISSSVDATTVTSQQCVFRDQEPKIHNEMASTSDKGAQGRNDKKDSQGRSNKALHLKSDAEFKKIFGLTKDLRVCLTRIPDHLTSGEGFDSFSSLVKSGTYKETEFMVKEGERKQNFDKKRKAKTNKKMDHIKKRKTENAYNAIINGEANVTGSQLLSSILPTSDVSQHNILTSHSKTRQEKRTEMEYYTHEKQEKGTLNSNAAYEQSHFFNKNYTEDIFPVTPPELEETIRDEKIRRLKQVLREKEAALEEMRKKMHQK; encoded by the exons TGTTTCAGGCTGCATGTACCAAGTAGTTCAGACGATTGGCTCGGATGGAAAAAATCTTCTGCAATTACTTCCAATTCCTAAGTCTTCTGGAAATCTTATACCACTAGTTCAATCTTCAGTCATGTCTGATGCTTTGAAAGGGAATACAGGAAAACCAGTTCAAGTTACTTTTCAGACTCAGATTTCCAGCTCTTCCACAAGTGCATCAGTTCAATTGCCCATTTTTCAGCCAGCCAGTTCTTCAAACTATTTTCTTACAAGAACAGTAGATACATCAGAAAAAGGTAGAGTTACTTCTGTGGGAACTGGAAATTTTTCTTCATCAGTTTCTAAAGTTCAGAGTCATGGTGTGAAAATTGATGGACTCACCATGCAAACATTTGCTGTTCCTCCCTCAACACAAAAAGACTCATCTTTTATTGTAGTTAATACCCAGAGTCTTCCAGTGACTGTGAAGTCTCCAGTTTTGCCTTCTGGGCATCATTTACAGATTCCAGCCCATGCTGAAGTGAAATCTGTACCAGCGTCATCATTGCCTCCTTCAGTGCAGCAAAAGATACTTGCAACTGCCACCACCAGTACCTCAGGAATGGTTGAGGCCTCCCAAATGCCAACCGTTATTTATGTATCTCCTGTAAATACAGTGAAAAATGTAGTTACCAAGAACTTTCAAAACATTTACCCAAAACCTGTTACAGAAATAGCAAAGCCAGTAATACTAAATACCACACAAATTCCAAAGAATGTTGCTACAGAGACACAATTGAAAGGTGGTCAGCATTCTCAAGCTGCTCCAGTGAAATGGATTTTCCAAGATAATCTACAGCCTTTTACGCCATCTCTTGTTCCTGTTAAGTCTTCAAATAATGTGgcttcaaagattttaaaaacttttgtagaTAGGAAAAATTTGGGAGATAATACTATAAATATGCCACCATTGAGTACCATCGATCCTAGTGGGACGCGATCCAAAAATATGCCTATTAAAGATAATGCTTTGGTTATGTTTAATGGGAAAGTCTATCTGTTGGCTAAAAAGGGGACAGATGTTCTGCCATCACAAATTGACCAACAGAATTCTGTTTCTCCTGATACTCCAGTAAGAAAAGACACGTTACAGACAGTGAGTTCAAGTCCAGTCACAGAAATATCCAGAGAGGTTGTAAATATTGTTTTGGCTAAAAGTAAATCTTCCCAGATGGAGACAAAATCACTTTCCAATACCCAGCTTGCTTCCATGGCCAATCTAAGGGCAGAGAAGAATAAAGTGGAGAAACCATCTCCTTCTACCACAAATCCACATATGAACCAATCCAGTAACTACTtaaaacagagtaagactttaTTCACAAATCCAATCTTTCCAGTTGGATTTAGTACAGGACACAATGCCCCCAGAAAAGTAACAGCCGTCATTTATGCTAGAAAAGGAAGTGTCCTCCAGAGCATAGAGAAAATAAGTTCCTCTGTTGATGCAACAACTGTTACTTCACAACAGTGTGTTTTCAGAGACCAAGAACCAAAG ATCCATAATGAGATGGCATCAACATCAGATAAAGGTGCCCAAGGAAGAAATGACAAGAAAGATTCTCAAGGAAGAAGTAATAAGGCATTACATCTGAAGAGTGATGctgaatttaaaaagatatttggcCTTACTAAGGATTTGAGAGTGTGCCTTACTCGAATTCCTGACCATTTGACCTCTGGAGAAGGTTTCGATTCCTTTAGCAGTTTGGTAAAGAGTGGTACTTACAAAGAGACAGAGTTTATggtgaaggaaggagagagaaaacag AATtttgataagaaaagaaaagcaaaaactaataAGAAGATGGATcacataaagaagagaaaaacagagaatgcTTATAACGCAATCATAAATGGGGAAGCTAATGTCACCGGTTCCCAACTCCTAAGCAGTATTTTACCAACTTCAGATGTGTCACAACATAACATTCTCACGAGTCACAGCAAAACcagacaagaaaagagaactGAGATGGAATACTATACCCATGAGAAGCAAGAGAAAGGCACTTTGAATTCAAATGCAGCTTATGAACAAAGTCATTTCTTCAATAAAAATTATACCGAAGATATTTTCCCAGTGACACCACCGGAGTTAGAAGAAACCATTCGagatgaaaaaataagaagacTTAAGCAGGTgctgagagagaaagaagcagcTCTTGAAGAAATGCGTAAGAAGAtgcaccaaaaataa
- the LRIF1 gene encoding ligand-dependent nuclear receptor-interacting factor 1 isoform 1 (isoform 1 is encoded by transcript variant 1), which yields MSNNLRRVFLKPAEENSGNASRCVSGCMYQVVQTIGSDGKNLLQLLPIPKSSGNLIPLVQSSVMSDALKGNTGKPVQVTFQTQISSSSTSASVQLPIFQPASSSNYFLTRTVDTSEKGRVTSVGTGNFSSSVSKVQSHGVKIDGLTMQTFAVPPSTQKDSSFIVVNTQSLPVTVKSPVLPSGHHLQIPAHAEVKSVPASSLPPSVQQKILATATTSTSGMVEASQMPTVIYVSPVNTVKNVVTKNFQNIYPKPVTEIAKPVILNTTQIPKNVATETQLKGGQHSQAAPVKWIFQDNLQPFTPSLVPVKSSNNVASKILKTFVDRKNLGDNTINMPPLSTIDPSGTRSKNMPIKDNALVMFNGKVYLLAKKGTDVLPSQIDQQNSVSPDTPVRKDTLQTVSSSPVTEISREVVNIVLAKSKSSQMETKSLSNTQLASMANLRAEKNKVEKPSPSTTNPHMNQSSNYLKQSKTLFTNPIFPVGFSTGHNAPRKVTAVIYARKGSVLQSIEKISSSVDATTVTSQQCVFRDQEPKIHNEMASTSDKGAQGRNDKKDSQGRSNKALHLKSDAEFKKIFGLTKDLRVCLTRIPDHLTSGEGFDSFSSLVKSGTYKETEFMVKEGERKQQNFDKKRKAKTNKKMDHIKKRKTENAYNAIINGEANVTGSQLLSSILPTSDVSQHNILTSHSKTRQEKRTEMEYYTHEKQEKGTLNSNAAYEQSHFFNKNYTEDIFPVTPPELEETIRDEKIRRLKQVLREKEAALEEMRKKMHQK from the exons TGTTTCAGGCTGCATGTACCAAGTAGTTCAGACGATTGGCTCGGATGGAAAAAATCTTCTGCAATTACTTCCAATTCCTAAGTCTTCTGGAAATCTTATACCACTAGTTCAATCTTCAGTCATGTCTGATGCTTTGAAAGGGAATACAGGAAAACCAGTTCAAGTTACTTTTCAGACTCAGATTTCCAGCTCTTCCACAAGTGCATCAGTTCAATTGCCCATTTTTCAGCCAGCCAGTTCTTCAAACTATTTTCTTACAAGAACAGTAGATACATCAGAAAAAGGTAGAGTTACTTCTGTGGGAACTGGAAATTTTTCTTCATCAGTTTCTAAAGTTCAGAGTCATGGTGTGAAAATTGATGGACTCACCATGCAAACATTTGCTGTTCCTCCCTCAACACAAAAAGACTCATCTTTTATTGTAGTTAATACCCAGAGTCTTCCAGTGACTGTGAAGTCTCCAGTTTTGCCTTCTGGGCATCATTTACAGATTCCAGCCCATGCTGAAGTGAAATCTGTACCAGCGTCATCATTGCCTCCTTCAGTGCAGCAAAAGATACTTGCAACTGCCACCACCAGTACCTCAGGAATGGTTGAGGCCTCCCAAATGCCAACCGTTATTTATGTATCTCCTGTAAATACAGTGAAAAATGTAGTTACCAAGAACTTTCAAAACATTTACCCAAAACCTGTTACAGAAATAGCAAAGCCAGTAATACTAAATACCACACAAATTCCAAAGAATGTTGCTACAGAGACACAATTGAAAGGTGGTCAGCATTCTCAAGCTGCTCCAGTGAAATGGATTTTCCAAGATAATCTACAGCCTTTTACGCCATCTCTTGTTCCTGTTAAGTCTTCAAATAATGTGgcttcaaagattttaaaaacttttgtagaTAGGAAAAATTTGGGAGATAATACTATAAATATGCCACCATTGAGTACCATCGATCCTAGTGGGACGCGATCCAAAAATATGCCTATTAAAGATAATGCTTTGGTTATGTTTAATGGGAAAGTCTATCTGTTGGCTAAAAAGGGGACAGATGTTCTGCCATCACAAATTGACCAACAGAATTCTGTTTCTCCTGATACTCCAGTAAGAAAAGACACGTTACAGACAGTGAGTTCAAGTCCAGTCACAGAAATATCCAGAGAGGTTGTAAATATTGTTTTGGCTAAAAGTAAATCTTCCCAGATGGAGACAAAATCACTTTCCAATACCCAGCTTGCTTCCATGGCCAATCTAAGGGCAGAGAAGAATAAAGTGGAGAAACCATCTCCTTCTACCACAAATCCACATATGAACCAATCCAGTAACTACTtaaaacagagtaagactttaTTCACAAATCCAATCTTTCCAGTTGGATTTAGTACAGGACACAATGCCCCCAGAAAAGTAACAGCCGTCATTTATGCTAGAAAAGGAAGTGTCCTCCAGAGCATAGAGAAAATAAGTTCCTCTGTTGATGCAACAACTGTTACTTCACAACAGTGTGTTTTCAGAGACCAAGAACCAAAG ATCCATAATGAGATGGCATCAACATCAGATAAAGGTGCCCAAGGAAGAAATGACAAGAAAGATTCTCAAGGAAGAAGTAATAAGGCATTACATCTGAAGAGTGATGctgaatttaaaaagatatttggcCTTACTAAGGATTTGAGAGTGTGCCTTACTCGAATTCCTGACCATTTGACCTCTGGAGAAGGTTTCGATTCCTTTAGCAGTTTGGTAAAGAGTGGTACTTACAAAGAGACAGAGTTTATggtgaaggaaggagagagaaaacag CAGAATtttgataagaaaagaaaagcaaaaactaataAGAAGATGGATcacataaagaagagaaaaacagagaatgcTTATAACGCAATCATAAATGGGGAAGCTAATGTCACCGGTTCCCAACTCCTAAGCAGTATTTTACCAACTTCAGATGTGTCACAACATAACATTCTCACGAGTCACAGCAAAACcagacaagaaaagagaactGAGATGGAATACTATACCCATGAGAAGCAAGAGAAAGGCACTTTGAATTCAAATGCAGCTTATGAACAAAGTCATTTCTTCAATAAAAATTATACCGAAGATATTTTCCCAGTGACACCACCGGAGTTAGAAGAAACCATTCGagatgaaaaaataagaagacTTAAGCAGGTgctgagagagaaagaagcagcTCTTGAAGAAATGCGTAAGAAGAtgcaccaaaaataa
- the LRIF1 gene encoding ligand-dependent nuclear receptor-interacting factor 1 isoform 2 (isoform 2 is encoded by transcript variant 2): MASTSDKGAQGRNDKKDSQGRSNKALHLKSDAEFKKIFGLTKDLRVCLTRIPDHLTSGEGFDSFSSLVKSGTYKETEFMVKEGERKQQNFDKKRKAKTNKKMDHIKKRKTENAYNAIINGEANVTGSQLLSSILPTSDVSQHNILTSHSKTRQEKRTEMEYYTHEKQEKGTLNSNAAYEQSHFFNKNYTEDIFPVTPPELEETIRDEKIRRLKQVLREKEAALEEMRKKMHQK, from the exons ATGGCATCAACATCAGATAAAGGTGCCCAAGGAAGAAATGACAAGAAAGATTCTCAAGGAAGAAGTAATAAGGCATTACATCTGAAGAGTGATGctgaatttaaaaagatatttggcCTTACTAAGGATTTGAGAGTGTGCCTTACTCGAATTCCTGACCATTTGACCTCTGGAGAAGGTTTCGATTCCTTTAGCAGTTTGGTAAAGAGTGGTACTTACAAAGAGACAGAGTTTATggtgaaggaaggagagagaaaacag CAGAATtttgataagaaaagaaaagcaaaaactaataAGAAGATGGATcacataaagaagagaaaaacagagaatgcTTATAACGCAATCATAAATGGGGAAGCTAATGTCACCGGTTCCCAACTCCTAAGCAGTATTTTACCAACTTCAGATGTGTCACAACATAACATTCTCACGAGTCACAGCAAAACcagacaagaaaagagaactGAGATGGAATACTATACCCATGAGAAGCAAGAGAAAGGCACTTTGAATTCAAATGCAGCTTATGAACAAAGTCATTTCTTCAATAAAAATTATACCGAAGATATTTTCCCAGTGACACCACCGGAGTTAGAAGAAACCATTCGagatgaaaaaataagaagacTTAAGCAGGTgctgagagagaaagaagcagcTCTTGAAGAAATGCGTAAGAAGAtgcaccaaaaataa
- the LRIF1 gene encoding ligand-dependent nuclear receptor-interacting factor 1 isoform X2, which produces MSNNLRRVFLKPAEENSGNASRCVSGCMYQVVQTIGSDGKNLLQLLPIPKSSGNLIPLVQSSVMSDALKGNTGKPVQVTFQTQISSSSTSASVQLPIFQPASSSNYFLTRTVDTSEKGRVTSVGTGNFSSSVSKVQSHGVKIDGLTMQTFAVPPSTQKDSSFIVVNTQSLPVTVKSPVLPSGHHLQIPAHAEVKSVPASSLPPSVQQKILATATTSTSGMVEASQMPTVIYVSPVNTVKNVVTKNFQNIYPKPVTEIAKPVILNTTQIPKNVATETQLKGGQHSQAAPVKWIFQDNLQPFTPSLVPVKSSNNVASKILKTFVDRKNLGDNTINMPPLSTIDPSGTRSKNMPIKDNALVMFNGKVYLLAKKGTDVLPSQIDQQNSVSPDTPVRKDTLQTVSSSPVTEISREVVNIVLAKSKSSQMETKSLSNTQLASMANLRAEKNKVEKPSPSTTNPHMNQSSNYLKQSKTLFTNPIFPVGFSTGHNAPRKVTAVIYARKGSVLQSIEKISSSVDATTVTSQQCVFRDQEPKIHNEMASTSDKGAQGRNDKKDSQGRSNKALHLKSDAEFKKIFGLTKDLRVCLTRIPDHLTSGEGFDSFSSLVKSGTYKETEFMVKEGERKQVAVRGEDLAIYRRREK; this is translated from the exons TGTTTCAGGCTGCATGTACCAAGTAGTTCAGACGATTGGCTCGGATGGAAAAAATCTTCTGCAATTACTTCCAATTCCTAAGTCTTCTGGAAATCTTATACCACTAGTTCAATCTTCAGTCATGTCTGATGCTTTGAAAGGGAATACAGGAAAACCAGTTCAAGTTACTTTTCAGACTCAGATTTCCAGCTCTTCCACAAGTGCATCAGTTCAATTGCCCATTTTTCAGCCAGCCAGTTCTTCAAACTATTTTCTTACAAGAACAGTAGATACATCAGAAAAAGGTAGAGTTACTTCTGTGGGAACTGGAAATTTTTCTTCATCAGTTTCTAAAGTTCAGAGTCATGGTGTGAAAATTGATGGACTCACCATGCAAACATTTGCTGTTCCTCCCTCAACACAAAAAGACTCATCTTTTATTGTAGTTAATACCCAGAGTCTTCCAGTGACTGTGAAGTCTCCAGTTTTGCCTTCTGGGCATCATTTACAGATTCCAGCCCATGCTGAAGTGAAATCTGTACCAGCGTCATCATTGCCTCCTTCAGTGCAGCAAAAGATACTTGCAACTGCCACCACCAGTACCTCAGGAATGGTTGAGGCCTCCCAAATGCCAACCGTTATTTATGTATCTCCTGTAAATACAGTGAAAAATGTAGTTACCAAGAACTTTCAAAACATTTACCCAAAACCTGTTACAGAAATAGCAAAGCCAGTAATACTAAATACCACACAAATTCCAAAGAATGTTGCTACAGAGACACAATTGAAAGGTGGTCAGCATTCTCAAGCTGCTCCAGTGAAATGGATTTTCCAAGATAATCTACAGCCTTTTACGCCATCTCTTGTTCCTGTTAAGTCTTCAAATAATGTGgcttcaaagattttaaaaacttttgtagaTAGGAAAAATTTGGGAGATAATACTATAAATATGCCACCATTGAGTACCATCGATCCTAGTGGGACGCGATCCAAAAATATGCCTATTAAAGATAATGCTTTGGTTATGTTTAATGGGAAAGTCTATCTGTTGGCTAAAAAGGGGACAGATGTTCTGCCATCACAAATTGACCAACAGAATTCTGTTTCTCCTGATACTCCAGTAAGAAAAGACACGTTACAGACAGTGAGTTCAAGTCCAGTCACAGAAATATCCAGAGAGGTTGTAAATATTGTTTTGGCTAAAAGTAAATCTTCCCAGATGGAGACAAAATCACTTTCCAATACCCAGCTTGCTTCCATGGCCAATCTAAGGGCAGAGAAGAATAAAGTGGAGAAACCATCTCCTTCTACCACAAATCCACATATGAACCAATCCAGTAACTACTtaaaacagagtaagactttaTTCACAAATCCAATCTTTCCAGTTGGATTTAGTACAGGACACAATGCCCCCAGAAAAGTAACAGCCGTCATTTATGCTAGAAAAGGAAGTGTCCTCCAGAGCATAGAGAAAATAAGTTCCTCTGTTGATGCAACAACTGTTACTTCACAACAGTGTGTTTTCAGAGACCAAGAACCAAAG ATCCATAATGAGATGGCATCAACATCAGATAAAGGTGCCCAAGGAAGAAATGACAAGAAAGATTCTCAAGGAAGAAGTAATAAGGCATTACATCTGAAGAGTGATGctgaatttaaaaagatatttggcCTTACTAAGGATTTGAGAGTGTGCCTTACTCGAATTCCTGACCATTTGACCTCTGGAGAAGGTTTCGATTCCTTTAGCAGTTTGGTAAAGAGTGGTACTTACAAAGAGACAGAGTTTATggtgaaggaaggagagagaaaacag